One window of the Nitrospiraceae bacterium genome contains the following:
- a CDS encoding NapC/NirT family cytochrome c: MLKRLWKWFWSPTGKYSWGAIFIVGGIAGIIFWGGFNTAMEQSNSLYFCANACHEMTDFVLPEYQQSIHYSNAQGVRAICADCHVPKAWGPKVVRKIKATWELWGKITGSINTREKFEAKREQLALKVWLEMKENNSQECRNCHSYEAMDWHAQSLVAQRDMQKAMKEGKTCIDCHKGIGHTLPDGYESDTPVFKEDLAKLANK; this comes from the coding sequence ATGCTCAAAAGACTCTGGAAATGGTTTTGGAGCCCCACCGGCAAATATTCCTGGGGAGCGATTTTCATCGTTGGCGGAATAGCGGGAATTATTTTCTGGGGCGGGTTCAACACCGCCATGGAGCAATCCAATTCGCTCTACTTCTGCGCCAACGCCTGCCATGAAATGACGGATTTCGTCCTGCCGGAATATCAGCAATCCATTCACTATTCCAACGCCCAAGGTGTGCGCGCCATTTGCGCCGACTGTCATGTGCCTAAAGCGTGGGGACCGAAGGTCGTTCGAAAGATAAAGGCCACTTGGGAATTATGGGGTAAAATCACGGGCTCCATCAACACACGGGAAAAATTCGAGGCCAAGCGGGAACAGCTGGCCTTAAAAGTTTGGCTGGAGATGAAAGAAAACAATTCTCAAGAATGCCGGAATTGCCATTCGTATGAAGCCATGGACTGGCATGCTCAGTCGCTTGTGGCCCAGCGTGATATGCAGAAAGCCATGAAAGAAGGAAAAACCTGCATTGATTGCCACAAAGGCATAGGCCATACACTCCCCGATGGTTACGAATCTGACACCCCGGTATTTAAAGAGGACTTAGCCAAACTGGCAAACAAATAA